From the genome of Candidatus Hydrogenedentota bacterium:
TAAAGAAGGAATGATTCATATTTCTGAACTCGCTGATTATCGCGTGAATAATGTCACTGATATTCTGGACGTAGGCGATGAAGTCACGTTTAAGGTCATCGAAATCGATCAGATGGGCAGAGTGAATCTGTCCAAGATTGCTGCCGACCGAGAACTGGGCACCGTCGAGCCTGCACCCGAAGGATATCAATCCAATCCGCCCCAAGGCGGCGGCGGGAATCGTCCACGCAGAGATGATCGGCGCGGCGGTAAGAATGATCGCAACAATAATCGTTCCGGCCGTGACCGGGACCGTGGTCGCAACCGCTAATTCATTACTGATATAATCCGAGGTTGTCGCGCAAACCGGCGACAACCTTTTTTTTGGCAATCACGGTCAAGGAGTATTTGCCGCGTGTATAAACCTGATTCTGCCATGATTACCCACCGCTTAAACAACGGATTTACGATTGCCCTTGAACCTATTTCTTACGTGCACTCCGCTTCTTTTGGCATCTGGATAAAAACAGGATCCGCCGCGGAAACATATGAAGAAGCGGGGCTCGCGCATTTTCTGGAGCATCTCTTTTTTAAAGGGACCAAGACCCAGTCGATCCATGAGATTATGGACGCCATCGAACGGCGCGGCGGCTATCTTAATGCCAGTACATCGCGAGAATATACGACCCTCTATGCGCGCATGCTGGAAGAGCATGTAAGCGTCGGTATAGATGTGCTTTTTGATCTTCTTCAAAACGCGCTATTTGCCGAAATCGAAAAGGAGCGGGGCGTAATCCTTGAAGAGATCGCTGCTATTGAAGACACACCCGATGATTTCATTCATGATCTCTTGTCTGAATTCCACTGGCCCGATCATCCTTTGGGCCGCCCGATTTCCGGATATTCAAAAACCGTTTCCGCCTTCACCTACGAAGATTTCCGGCGCTTTTATTCCGCTTGGTATACGCCCGCGAATATGGTCTTTTCCATTGCAGGTAAATTTGACCCTGATAAGGTGTTGGCGCAAATCGAAAAAATAATGAGTCCTGTCAAAGCACAGGATCCGCCGACCATGATGGGCACGCCGAGATTCCAATCCGGTGTGCAAGCGGTTCATCGGCCCATATCGCAGTCCCATATCAATATTGCCTTTCCCGGCTCTTCCTCCACCTGTGAAGATCGCTTTTCTTGCAGTGTACTGACCGGCATTCTTGGGGGCGGCAGCACCTCGCGGCTTTTCGAACGTATACGCGAAGATGAAGGCCTGGCTTACAACGTCTATGCGTATCACACAAGCCATGTCAGTACGGGGATGCTTGGTATTTATGAGGCAGTCGCTCCCGTAAACTGTGATCGCGCCCTTGCCCTGACTTTCGAAGAGCTAAACCGTATCCGAGAAGAGTCTGTCAAGATTGATGAATTGGAGTCTGCGCGCCAACAATTGAAGGGTTCCATGCTCATGGCATTTGAAGGCAGCCACGCCCGCATGGCGCATATGGGTAAGGATTTGTTGTTTAAAGGGAGCGTGACGCCGGTGGACGAGATCGTGGCGCGTGTCGATGCGGTCACCGTTGACGGTATACTTGAGTATGCGCAAAGCCGTTTT
Proteins encoded in this window:
- a CDS encoding insulinase family protein, translated to MYKPDSAMITHRLNNGFTIALEPISYVHSASFGIWIKTGSAAETYEEAGLAHFLEHLFFKGTKTQSIHEIMDAIERRGGYLNASTSREYTTLYARMLEEHVSVGIDVLFDLLQNALFAEIEKERGVILEEIAAIEDTPDDFIHDLLSEFHWPDHPLGRPISGYSKTVSAFTYEDFRRFYSAWYTPANMVFSIAGKFDPDKVLAQIEKIMSPVKAQDPPTMMGTPRFQSGVQAVHRPISQSHINIAFPGSSSTCEDRFSCSVLTGILGGGSTSRLFERIREDEGLAYNVYAYHTSHVSTGMLGIYEAVAPVNCDRALALTFEELNRIREESVKIDELESARQQLKGSMLMAFEGSHARMAHMGKDLLFKGSVTPVDEIVARVDAVTVDGILEYAQSRFQKDSCAMIVLGPEPDKVSKEIRL